One stretch of Caloenas nicobarica isolate bCalNic1 chromosome 2, bCalNic1.hap1, whole genome shotgun sequence DNA includes these proteins:
- the NDUFB9 gene encoding NADH dehydrogenase [ubiquinone] 1 beta subcomplex subunit 9 yields MAAYLTHQQRVLRLYKKALRHLESWCIYRDKYRYFAVLLRDRFDKNKDVKDMVKATELLRAGEEEFWANQHPQPYIFPDSPGGTSYERYECYKIPEWCLDFWHPSEKAMYPDYFAKREQWKKLQRESWEKEIKQLEEETPADGPRTEALPPARKEGHLPPLWWQYVTRPREIPM; encoded by the exons ATGGCGGCCTACCTGACGCACCAGCAGAGAGTGCTGAGGCTCTACAAGAAAGCCCTGCGGCACTTGGAGTCCTGGTGCATCTACCG AGACAAGTACCGCTACTTTGCTGTCCTCCTGAGAGACCGGTTCGATAAGAACAAGGATGTGAAGGATATGGTGAAAGCGACAGAGCTGCTGAGAGCTGGTGAGGAGGAGTTCTGGGCaaaccagcacccccagccctaCATCTTCCCTGACTCCCCGGGGGGCACCTCCTATGAGAGATACGAGTGCTACAAG ATTCCTGAGTGGTGCTTGGATTTCTGGCACCCCTCTGAGAAGGCCATGTATCCTGATTACTTTGCCAAGCGAGAGCAGTGGAAGAAGCTGCAGCGGGAGAGCTGGGAGAAAGAG ATTAAGCAGTTAGAAGAAGAAACTCCTGCTGATGGTCCAAGAACTGAAGCTTTGCCTCCAGCTCGTAAGGAGGGGCATCTGCCGCCTCTGTGGTGGCAGTATGTGACAAGACCTCGTGAAATTCCCATGTAA